Within the Arachis duranensis cultivar V14167 chromosome 10, aradu.V14167.gnm2.J7QH, whole genome shotgun sequence genome, the region ttgccggggagttgcaatagattgctaatttttttattggaatttatttatttgcatttttctttttattttgctactatgagctgcatgtttctttcattgaatgacgcattcacttcctgatccaattAGATTGCTAGTATTTgatcctgagattgaaagaactatttcacgtataaggcaagctcggcgtcggtTAGTCCTCTCCGAGGACGAATCTGAAACGTCacttaaggaagaaacaagctccctttCTACTAATTCAgttgatttacgtgcaggtgacatggcagcacctaggagaTTTACTATCCAGGAAGctggagcccctgattttacactaCAACCGTATCAAGCACATCACCCAGCGGTAGCTGCAGATTTTGAACTAAAGACtacactactcaacttgatgcctaagtttcatggcttacccgctcaagagcctatcaagcaccttaggaaTTTCCAGGCAGCCTATTCTACTGTCAGGCATGATGGTGCAGATGAAAGTTCTATTCTGTTAAAAGCCTTCCcgttctctcttgagggaaaggcgaGAGAGTGGTACTACGCCCAACCTAGAGTGACTGTTGCTAAATGGCATATGCTTAGAAGggaatttttggaaaaattctttccagctgaagttactgatagatTGAGGAAGGAAATTTCCATGATTGTTCAAGGCGAATCCGAGACTCTCCACGAATATTGAGAATGCTTCAAcaatcttctggaagcatgtccccaccacatgattgagAAGTTAATGTTGCTCGACTACTTCACATAGGGCATGAAAcctcaagataagaccacattggaaggtgctagcaatgggtctatgaaaaagtacaagaccactgatgaagcatggcaattgatcagcgacttagctgaatcCACTAGGAATCACAAGCAGAGGCAAGGCCACTCAAAAGCTGTTACAGATGTACCTTCTAGTAAGGAGACTACTACTCTAACTCAGAGtatatgtgaaatgaccaacttactgaagcagatgcagTTGAGTCAACAATAAGCTCAGCAAgctcagccttctccaccataGCAAAGCCAatagttggttccacaaagagtgtgCGGGATCTGTGCTGATTATAGTCATTATACGGATGAATGTCCGCAGCTCTAACAGGAAGACAACACTatggcagccactcataacttctatgaccgccccaatcaaggatacaatcaaggtggtggctacaaccatggatggcaggacaattccaaccaaggttggagagataattctaaccagggttggaggTACAATCATAATAGAGGAGGCAGAGCTAACAATGGaaaccagaggtggaataataataacaacatcagacagcagaatcagaatcaggcctacatatcacctcatctaaggcagcctcaagcatctcagcagacccctcagatcacttatccctcttcatcttctaatgatgagttattacaatctattgatcggaTACAGCAGGCCATGAAAAATAACCTTACCTCTACTCTAAATAGTTTGAACTCTACCTTGCAAgctcttgtctcacagattaAATCACTAaataactccaacaaccagcCTTTGAGCTCCAGTAgaatcccctctcaaccattacctaaccccaagggtggcatcaatgccattacCTTGAGGTCTGGAACCACACTACAAAGGAGGAATCTTGAGGAGCCAAGCCCGCTAGAACACGCCCCAGCTGAGGACATGGTTGAGGTAGAGGATGTTGATGAAGCACAAGGCATGGCTGAAGTAGAAGCAACCCAACCAAGGAACGCAGAACCCCAGCAAGCTGAAGCTATAAGAGACGCCACTCCTATCccatttccacaccttgctaAGAAAGCCAGAAGCAGATGGAagttgatcccaaaatggtagaaatcttctAAAAGGTtaaggtaactgttcccctttttgatgttattcaacaagtacctaaattcgcaaagtttctaaaagaattgtgcatacataaaaataaaattaatgaattagaaactattcctttaggtagttctatatttgctttaatgggaaatatacctgaaaaatgtaatGATCGAGGCCCAtgtatggttaactgtaccatttgaggtgtgatattttctgactgtatgtgtgatttaggagcgtgcgtgagtattatgcccttgtctatatataatgctttaaggctccctcccttaaaaaggtcagtagctcgttttgtgttagcagataaaagcattattacagtggttggaattgctgaagatgtgttagtgagcattaaggggctcacgtttcccattgacttctatatcttagagatgccccaaaatgactcaaGAAAGCCTTCATCAATCCTGCTTGGAAGACCGTTTTTGAAGACTTCAAAGTTCAAGCTGGTATTCTTTTGAAGTAGATGGCAGAACAGTGAGCTTCAATCtggatgaagctatgaagcatccCCCAGAAGATCACTCCATATTCCAATGTGACATCATTGATGAAATTATAGCTGCAACTCACCAAGAAgaaatggaagagagtcacatgGAGCACgatccaagtgtggggacacccTCTGATCATACTGAAGACTCGTTACCATTTTCACCAGCCCCAGATGATATAGAGCCATGCCATGAGCAgaaaatggaattaaagccgcttcctccacacctcaagtatgcttaccttgaggacaagcagaagtttccagttatcattgcgagggagctcacttcccaacaagaagaacaactgcttagtgtattgaggacgcataagaaagcaattggatggagcttggcggacatcgtaggcatcaaccctcaagtttgtgaacatagaatattcttagaagaaggagcaaagcctgtccatcaacctcagagaagattgaatccaaccatcttagaagttgtcaagaaggaagtaaccagactacttgaagcagatattatttaccccatttcagatagcgaatgggtcagcccagtgcaagtggtgcccaagaagtctggagttaCAACAATAAGAAATGAGCAGGGAGAACTTTTGACAACCAGAGTGCAGAACTCATGGAGAGTCTGCATTgactacaggcgtctcaaccaagccactcgcaaggatcattaccccttgccattcattgatcagatgcttgatcgcTTGTCAGGTAGATCTCAttactgctttttagatggttatacaggttatttccaaatccatatagctcctgaagatcagaaaaagactacttttacatgtccttttgggacttatgcttataagAGACTGCCctttggcttatgcaatgcaccagctactttccaaaggtgtatgATGATTCTTTTCTCCGATCTCATTGAGACCTggatggaagtttttatggatgactttagcgtATATGTTGATTCATtcagcctttgcttggatagtttatctagagtattggacaggtgtgttagttcaaaccttgttttaaaatttgaaaagtgtcattttatggtgaaaCAAGGAATTATTCTAGGACATGTTATTTCTGATACTGGTATCTCTGTAGACCCcgcaaaggtggatgttatttctagtttaccttacccctcctctgtgagggaagtccattcgttccttggccatgcaggtttttacaggagattcattaaggacttcagtaaggtagcactacCCTTATCTAGACTACTGTAAAAAGATATTGAGTTCAAGTTCaatgaggattgcaaacaagtgtttgataagctgaagaccgccctgactcaagctccgatTGTGAGGGGACCAGACTGGAGTCAACCATTTGAAATTATGTGTGATGCCTCCAATCATACAGTAGGAGCAGCACTAGCTCAGCATGAAGGTAACGAtccttttgtaattgcttatgcatctaaaactttagatgctgctcaatctaataacactactactgaaaaagagcttctagctattgtttttgctctggataaattccgagcctatttacttggtactaaggtagtagtgtactcagaccatgcagctctaaaatatttattaactaaAAAGGAATCTAAACCAAGGCTAATACATTGGATGCTActgctacaagaatttgatttggaaattaaagataggagtggtaaccaaaatttagtggcagaccacatgagtcaccttgagcacattaaagatgactccaTTCCTATCAATGATACTTTCCCATTTGATAGCTTACAGGCAGTATCTGATGTAGTTCCTTagtatgcacctgtagctaattatctaattagccacacttttcctcccgattttactaagcatcagaGAGACATGCTaaaaagcgagtccaaatattatatatgggatgattcatatctatggaggtgtggtgctgacTAGGTAATTAGAtggtgtgtgcctcaatcagaattccagtccattttagaggcctgccactcatctgagagtggaggacattttggccctcaatgAACAGCTAGAATagttttagactgtggattctggtggcctacccTTTTTAAAGATGCCGCTGacctttgtaaatcttgttcttcttgccaaagatttggtaatatatccaagagggatgaaatgcctcaacaaattatgcttttctgtgaaattttttatgtttggggcattgacttcatgggtcaaTTTCCAAATTCTAAAGGTCACatttatatactgttagctgtagattatgtttctaaatgggtggaagcaattctgACCTATACTGATAATGCTAACATTGTTGTTTCCTctgttagaaaccatattatttgtcgctttggatcaccatgAGCAATCAtgagtgatcaaggcactcacttttgtaacaggagactaacaggattactgaagaagcatgggataattcataaagtatcAACAGCCTATCACccccaaactaatgggcaagccgaggtgtctaacagagagataaagcacATACTGCAAAAgatagtcaagcctcatagaaaggactggagcaccaggctccaagatgcgctttgggcatatcggacaacatacaagacaccaatcgggatgagtcctttccgcttagtttatggaaaggcctgtcatctcccagttgagttagaacacaaagccttctgggcagtaaaggaatgcaacatggactTTGAGAAAGCCAGAGCTGAACGGAAGTTACAATTGCAAGAATTAGAGAAtattcgcctagaagcttatgaaaacTCCAGGCTGTATAAAGAGAAGGTGAAAGCTGTGCATGATAAGAACATCAAGAGAAGAGAGTTCCAACCCGGGgacttagtcctcctttacaactccaaaatgcggctcatgccaggcaaactGAGATCCAGATGGGACGGTCCCTATCGAGTAGAGAAGGCGGAGCCATATGAAGTCTTTCACTTGAGCCAttcttcaagctctgaacttataAAGGTTAATGGACATCGCTTGAAGTTATTTCATGGTGAAAAGATGGCAAAAAACATGGAgctagagatcttcctcttgtaAGATCCACCCACAGcagaagactgagctagtggagcgtccaacttaaggacgttaaagcaaagtgttgggtgggagacaacccaccatggtatgatcgttcttttttcCTCTCCTTAACTTCCTttttcaataactcttctcagtactAGTGCCTATAGTTCGCATCTGCATTTgtatattgcataaaaaaacacatgcgacgcgacagcgtcgccaACGCACCCGCGTCCTATATGCGTTGGGAAGACAATAAGATTAAACAGAGAGTCAAGggaaagcgtggctggaggcatgcctttggcacaaattgatccacgcgAACGCATCAACCACGCGAACGTGTGCCCTGAAAATTGACGTAAGAAAGGGTGTTTGGCATAATGTTAGGCTGGAACGGGGCTAAACTCGTGCTAGAcgcacaagccctaccatgcGTACGTGTGCCCCATGCGTATGCGTGCCCCACGCGCCCGCGTCGTTTTCAAAGTTTGGCCATTCACGCAATCGCGTccaccacgcgatcgcgtcaccctgCAATTTGGCAACAATgagttttgaacagagagttgtacGAACGCAAGGCTGCCCTCGCATCACTAGCACAAACCATGTCACGCGTCCGTGTGACCGATGCGtctgcgtgaccgacgcgtccgcgtcaagtCATATAAGTGCTATTCGCACGAACGCGGgacccacgcatccgcgtcgcttgcgccgcacaacttatccagatcagccaaaatatcttatctttttcttccccaaatccttatttctttcccccctttcttccttcttccttctttctcactttctactCCCTCTTTCTCACCACCATCATCAaggtcttttcttttcttcttccctctttacttttctattcttattcttattttcatattttcttctttgttttcttcctttcattatctatgttttctttttcttttttctttttaaactttttttattggtgttggaaatttatttgggtcattatttcttatattttgcttgtggattgttaaggaattatttgacaattatatattattctttaTAGGGTGGTTGCATgctcaatttaatactttcaataccttatttaccatgcatgctatgtgtttgtgaaaacgcccgtatggcattgtgcactatttttagatttcttttaatctactactctaaatgcttgcttttcacaaaaccctttttatatttcattaattaaatataattgttattacaaacatattgttagtttgacagacttggtaatctaacttggacattgaatgcttgatctatgctactcatgcctttgccggcatgccaataaacaccttgcatttaactgtcatcatatgcacttgctatatttccattgatgacttttcacatgtagtcatgaccatgtgttaacgacattctcaggatggccaccaagaaaggaaaggagaaagctactcccaaaccaccacCAAGGAGAGGCACAAAAAGAGCATTAGCGGTAGAGCCATCTTCAACTGCAgttaagccctcaacaaaaagaactaagaggattataaaggtcgaggaaaaagagaaagcttTCCCAACAAAGGACACTGCGCGATTTcccaatcgctactgtgagcagatgttccccatccTGGCAGAGAGGAATTACAACaacgaacaccttcttatcctctcGCCCCgtattgctgaatttgttgagccacaaattgaaCAAAGACACTGGGGATTCCTATAGAGACAGCTACGGCAGGTTAATCTCtcatgggtagttgaattctactccaatttccACCTGCTAaccctgcagtctgtctatGTCCGTCAGAGGCAAGTCCCCATTATAGAAGAGGCCATTCAACGAGCTCTAGATCTtccccctgctccagaaggactGGACGCATTCCAAGAAGCCGTACTCAAGTGCCAGACgtaccaatttgactgggacgctattctcagagttatcgcacaACCTGGCAGCAGATGGATTTATGGATACCATCATTCCCGACCTAAGGGAATAtcggcttccgcacttaccttagaggctcgcgtatgggcacagattatgtcccattacatctttctgagcactcatgagtcctcctttaCTACAGACATGGCCGTTTTACTATAGTGCATCCttacagaccagcctctaaacCTACCAAGACACATCTGGAATGCCATGGGACACGTACAATTTGTGGGCAACTTACCTTTTCCCGCCTTGGTCTCAGATCTTATCTCAGTagccggagtctcctacagagctggggacaccaaagccatgcttccacgggatgatcagtacaTCCCTAACGGGAAATATCTCAGGCAACCAacagccactaccagccagtccacagaaCAAGCTGCAGACATTCCTCCTTCAACACCACAAGCACCTTCAACAAGTCAGCTACTCCATCAAATACTGGAGAGGTTAGACCCGCAAGACCAAAAAGTGAAGCTACGAGAGTGACGCAACCAGCGccgattcaaatacctcaaAGAGCTACTCACATGCAACCACCGACCTGACAAAGACCCAAACACTTCGGACTCCACTTCCTTTaacagcacagggagccatgacggtcccgatTGTGGAGATACTACTACCAGCCCACCTTTATTCCTAatagatggcaccgaggacggtgcaaagccttaagtgtggggaggtcggtcagtacctgactttcgGAGAAAATTTCTCTTCCCTAACATCAATAAAGTAGAACATTTAGTCAGTTTTTTTCTTTAGGATAGATTGTTAAGAAATAGAATTATTTgtatgcatgttctacttgattgaaaagataataagtttcttctaagacccaaattttttgttttttcactaatttaaatcaaaacccTTATGTTagatttgtttgaagttgtaattggaacatggtttttgagctaaagaatacacaacctgtgagactttgagcctaaatacatggttacattatttaaccataactattttattcttgtgtgtttacttctctatgattttaatttgaattttgttttatactatatgtccaatattagtgtgtcatatgcatgcatatgattgaggccattgtttgtttagctcacttatcccaaataagcctaccttttaaattacctttgttagccactttgagccgttttaatcccacttattctacattttaccacattactagccttaagcagaaaaacaattaaatatcccaattgaatctttggttagcttaagatagaaattgtgtgttaattgagtatGGGAAGATTGTGGGAACAAAGGTTAATAAAGGAATGtgtcatgataaaataatgggaatttgggtacctactcatgtgaaactataaaagaaaattaaaaatctatgtgcattgatacgtgataaaccactattttatggtttatcttgtgctcaattgagtggtttttatcaagcctttgcccacttattcatatgatttgcatggttttacattctccttcccgattttgtgctatgattgaaaacatgcttctttggcttttatttccttttatttaatcctctcttattaccattagatgccttgatatgtgtgttaagtgatttcaagaattacagggcaggaatggcttagaggatggaaaggaagcatacaaaaatggaatgaaagcataaaacggagtttatgaagaaactggcagcgacgcgaccgcatggacgacgcggccgcatgactgacgtgaTCGTGcacctaaagaagaacacctatgacgcggccgcatgactgacgcgaccgcgggacaaggaaaactccaattgacgcgaccgcgtgaccaaCGCGGACACGTGACACAGACCACGCaccaaaaattgcaaaaaatgCTCATAGCGAATTCTGATGCCCTTTTTGGCctaaatccaagtccagaaggcatagaacagaggttatgaagtgagggaatgcatccattcaagggGGAGTCTCGAattttagtcactttccatgatttaggtttagttggagagaggttctctcctcctctttaggattaggatttagatttaggattttatttgctttaaggattatctttttatcaggttcaatattcgtTTTTCATTACCTGCTTTCTCAAtctagtttatgaattcttctatgTTATAGATTACTCTTtcgaattaatgttatttgaggtatttcagtttattgttgcttttatttatgttactgttgcttcccatctgaaggcatttttattccagtagatttacttttcccctttttggtcttggttaagaaatcagtaactcaggagttatcaaactcaaacatgcttgataattgttatctttgctaattgaattattcttcaataatcccaatcttttctcCGAAAATAAATAGGATCCAAAGATCAGAATAATTAATcccttgaccttcctttgccttagtaagggttaacaaagtggaattaagattcaattttcatcatcattgataaggataactaagtctggacttccaatttctaataccttgccaaaagtctattttatagttatttatttattttgattgccatttaatttactcgtcattaaattacttgttcctcattcttgaaaccccaaatttacaatctccataaccaataataagaacatacttccttgcagttccttgagaagacgtcccgatgtttgaatactcggttatcaatttatttaggggtttgttacttgtgacaacccaaacgtttgcacgaagggatttttgttggtttagaatctatatctacaacgcgactatttttataaaattctttactagcaaaaatcctaacgtcaaaatggcaccgttgccgaggaattgcaaacgtatgccttattattggttattgtaaatatttttcaaaaaaaatatatttttcttttacttgtttatttgttttctctcttccctcttatttctgatatcTATTGTGAATTCTCAcacctctcgctttgagtttggttctaattttgttgcaaggaatggaagttATAGCaagactatgcatcaaggtctaagcaatcaaagatggatgaaGCCACAAGGATccgatcaaccctttaggcaacaacatcatcctagatatcatggacaaagatcattttacaatgcatgcctaactgatagatttggtggaccgccttgtaactaccaacaagccccatcctgtgctcagagaccatcttCTCGACAtacttcgaaccaccacactcacaagcttcttttcaccattcactaccacatgatccttatccaccccaacgccaatccaatcactcccaagaaccaccactcccctatacaccatgtccatatccatcaagctcagaatcacaggttcgcctcgaagaatcagtaaaacaatttaatgcaacccttcatcaactggagcaagcaattaatcaattatcttccagacgttcagacactcaacagacccccatggcttcatgtggggaatctaatgaagaatttATTGTgaagaaaacacaagaaactccagtggacagcatagagcataacttcgtactagaacaaatagaggaagctgtcatggtagaagaagaagagttggttgaagatttaggagatacCGAACCGCCACCTGAATCCAAAGTTGTGGAAAATTCtgtcaaggatgttacaattgatgctaaagaGGATGTTGCACAGCCTGCaatgcagatatcttatgaagaactagaTGGAGTAACCCAAGAcgcatgtttccttgatgatgatagtcaccagtcaagtcctcctagtgatgaact harbors:
- the LOC107469767 gene encoding uncharacterized protein LOC107469767; translated protein: MDFEKARAERKLQLQELENIRLEAYENSRLYKEKVKAVHDKNIKRREFQPGDLVLLYNSKMRLMPGKLRSRWDGPYRVEKAEPYEVFHLSHSSSSELIKVNGHRLKLFHGEKMAKNMELEIFLL